The following are encoded in a window of Staphylospora marina genomic DNA:
- a CDS encoding DUF169 domain-containing protein produces the protein MDTKKLAEELERHVRPDTFPLAIRVVKEDESLPEKVKRPYRDFGVQITICQGITMARRYGWTLAMGGEDMSCPIAKVAFAFEKSVPFYEEGTLACGMYTESMEAGKKAEEAVPRFREGEQGTILVGPLARAAWEPDLVLVYGNSAQVMRLTAAALYKRGGSLTSHFSARADCAEIVVRTIQTGEPQVILPCYGDRVFGQTHDHEMAFTFPYKLAAEMVEGLAGTHRGGVRYPIPTFLTYRAKFPPTYEQLNRMWEQAEAEARNEVEKKDGIPDIE, from the coding sequence ATGGACACGAAAAAACTGGCGGAGGAGCTCGAACGCCATGTCCGGCCCGACACGTTCCCTCTGGCGATTCGCGTGGTGAAAGAAGACGAATCCCTGCCTGAGAAAGTCAAACGTCCATATCGCGATTTCGGGGTGCAGATCACCATCTGCCAGGGGATCACCATGGCCCGGAGATACGGATGGACGCTGGCGATGGGGGGAGAGGATATGTCCTGTCCGATCGCCAAGGTGGCGTTTGCTTTTGAAAAAAGTGTCCCGTTTTATGAAGAGGGCACGCTGGCTTGCGGGATGTACACCGAATCGATGGAAGCGGGAAAGAAGGCCGAGGAAGCGGTCCCCCGGTTTCGCGAAGGGGAGCAGGGCACCATCCTGGTCGGCCCGCTTGCACGTGCCGCTTGGGAGCCGGATCTGGTGCTGGTGTACGGCAATTCGGCGCAGGTGATGCGGTTGACGGCGGCGGCCCTGTACAAGCGAGGCGGTTCGCTGACCTCCCATTTCAGTGCCCGGGCGGATTGTGCCGAGATCGTGGTTCGCACGATTCAGACCGGGGAGCCGCAAGTGATCTTGCCCTGTTACGGAGACAGGGTCTTCGGCCAAACCCATGATCATGAGATGGCCTTCACCTTTCCGTACAAGCTGGCGGCCGAAATGGTTGAAGGGCTTGCGGGGACGCACCGGGGAGGCGTTCGTTATCCGATTCCCACGTTCCTGACTTACCGGGCCAAATTCCCGCCGACGTACGAGCAGTTGAACCGCATGTGGGAACAGGCAGAAGCCGAAGCGCGAAACGAAGTGGAGAAAAAGGATGGAATCCCCGATATTGAGTGA
- a CDS encoding Yip1 family protein, whose product MSESVRTARPSMIRVLLDPTEEMKRIRENPVFWGALLLVTLAGAVLYGFQMYFVAQDPALWSRMMGNAEMPGVGQEQLKTVTMLVSAVGMLFTYPVGLLIGAFVLWFIVSLFQGEATYRQLFSLQAHLGIFVLLGLLVNFAGTALFGLNPMYPPTSLAAFVEAEGMLEGFLMNLEVFNIWSTVVLAIGLKEIAGLSKGKAWTVAVLYWGLFALLAAGTSGLASIGA is encoded by the coding sequence ATGAGTGAATCCGTGCGGACGGCACGTCCTTCAATGATCAGGGTACTGCTGGATCCGACTGAAGAGATGAAACGGATCCGGGAAAACCCCGTGTTTTGGGGAGCACTGCTTTTGGTGACGTTGGCCGGCGCTGTGTTGTACGGGTTTCAAATGTATTTCGTTGCCCAAGATCCTGCTCTTTGGTCCCGAATGATGGGGAATGCAGAAATGCCCGGCGTCGGTCAGGAGCAATTGAAAACGGTCACGATGTTGGTCTCTGCGGTCGGGATGTTGTTCACCTATCCGGTTGGCTTGTTGATCGGTGCATTCGTTCTTTGGTTCATCGTTTCTCTTTTTCAAGGAGAAGCCACGTATCGCCAACTGTTTTCTTTGCAGGCTCATCTGGGGATCTTTGTGTTGCTGGGCTTGTTGGTCAACTTTGCGGGCACCGCGCTGTTCGGTTTGAACCCGATGTATCCTCCGACCAGTCTGGCCGCTTTTGTCGAGGCGGAAGGGATGCTGGAAGGGTTCCTGATGAATCTGGAAGTGTTCAACATCTGGAGCACCGTGGTTCTTGCGATCGGACTGAAGGAAATTGCCGGGCTTTCCAAAGGCAAAGCATGGACGGTCGCCGTATTGTATTGGGGTTTGTTTGCGTTGCTCGCAGCGGGAACATCGGGATTGGCATCGATCGGAGCGTGA
- a CDS encoding efflux RND transporter periplasmic adaptor subunit, whose product MRKKIWIGGGIIALVMLMIGLAVWKKQTPDDILEGTRLTPRNLGETFTVSGSVDTVDRQTVHLQPDRGELKKIWVKAGQRVKPGDKLVEYENPTLRAEQEQVELQIRAARVKLNYLEKQKKNLGKPSTSAGAAAGSPMPGTTKDELNQQIELTRLELKQAEKQRELVRERIRRQVVTATIAGTVVEVNPRGGTGADATAPLVQVADLSKILVTANVSEFDVIKLKPGMGVDIRSEAMPDKSWTGKVERIADLPKAQGPEVGGGESQVLYPVEIRPNEALPFRIGTRLIVEIKVTGEQVNALPESAIVEEGDKFYVFVVENGKAVRKEVKIGQRNGEYVQVVSGLTAQETVLADPPKDLRPGEEVTVR is encoded by the coding sequence GTGAGAAAAAAGATTTGGATCGGTGGGGGGATCATCGCGCTGGTCATGCTGATGATCGGCTTGGCGGTGTGGAAGAAACAGACCCCGGATGACATTCTGGAGGGAACCCGCCTGACCCCGCGAAACTTGGGAGAAACCTTCACCGTCAGCGGCTCGGTGGACACGGTTGACCGGCAGACCGTTCATCTGCAGCCTGACCGTGGAGAACTGAAAAAAATCTGGGTCAAGGCGGGGCAACGGGTGAAGCCCGGCGACAAACTGGTGGAGTATGAAAATCCGACCCTGCGGGCGGAACAGGAGCAGGTGGAACTGCAAATCCGGGCCGCCCGGGTGAAGCTGAATTACCTTGAGAAACAGAAAAAGAACCTGGGCAAACCATCGACTTCCGCCGGTGCCGCTGCGGGGTCCCCGATGCCCGGCACCACCAAGGATGAACTCAATCAACAAATCGAATTGACGCGCCTCGAACTGAAGCAGGCGGAGAAACAGCGGGAACTGGTTCGTGAGCGCATCCGCCGGCAGGTGGTGACCGCCACGATCGCGGGGACGGTCGTGGAAGTCAACCCCCGTGGCGGAACGGGAGCGGATGCAACGGCACCGCTGGTTCAAGTGGCCGATCTGTCGAAAATCCTCGTCACGGCCAATGTGTCGGAATTCGACGTGATCAAACTCAAGCCGGGGATGGGCGTGGACATCCGGTCGGAGGCCATGCCGGACAAAAGTTGGACGGGAAAGGTGGAACGCATCGCCGACCTGCCCAAAGCGCAAGGACCGGAGGTAGGGGGAGGAGAGTCCCAGGTCCTGTATCCGGTGGAGATTCGTCCGAACGAGGCTCTTCCGTTTCGCATCGGCACCCGTTTGATCGTGGAAATCAAGGTCACGGGTGAACAGGTGAACGCCCTGCCGGAGTCGGCCATCGTGGAAGAAGGCGACAAGTTCTACGTGTTTGTGGTGGAAAACGGAAAGGCTGTCCGCAAAGAAGTGAAAATCGGGCAGCGGAACGGGGAGTATGTGCAGGTGGTTTCCGGTCTGACCGCACAAGAGACGGTGCTGGCAGACCCGCCGAAAGATCTGCGCCCCGGGGAGGAAGTGACCGTCCGATGA
- a CDS encoding ABC transporter ATP-binding protein, producing the protein MITLRGIRKTYRMGDQEVDVLRGIDLDIRENEYVAIMGPSGSGKSTLMHVIGCLDRPTEGTYELNGTDVFAVDDVGLAAIRNRTIGFVFQQFFLLPRMNARQNVELPLVYAGVPRAEREKRALEALGRVGLAERKHHRPSELSGGQQQRVAIARALVNRPRILLADEPTGALDSRSGRMVLDLFDELHREGKTVVLITHDPEVAARAERVITIRDGQIIRDERKEGAS; encoded by the coding sequence ATGATCACGCTCAGGGGCATTCGCAAGACCTACCGGATGGGGGATCAGGAAGTCGACGTGTTGCGCGGCATTGATCTGGACATCCGGGAAAATGAGTATGTGGCCATCATGGGGCCCTCCGGATCAGGGAAGTCGACGCTGATGCACGTCATCGGCTGCCTGGACCGGCCGACGGAGGGAACTTACGAACTGAACGGGACGGACGTGTTTGCCGTCGACGATGTCGGACTGGCGGCCATCCGCAACCGAACCATCGGATTCGTGTTTCAGCAGTTTTTCCTCCTCCCCCGGATGAATGCAAGGCAGAACGTGGAGCTTCCGCTGGTGTATGCGGGCGTGCCCCGGGCGGAGCGGGAGAAGCGGGCGCTGGAAGCCCTCGGGCGGGTCGGGCTGGCGGAACGGAAACATCATCGTCCTTCGGAACTTTCCGGGGGCCAGCAGCAGCGTGTGGCCATCGCGCGGGCATTGGTCAACCGCCCGCGCATTTTGTTGGCCGATGAGCCGACCGGTGCTCTGGATTCCAGGTCGGGACGGATGGTGCTGGATTTGTTTGATGAACTGCACCGGGAAGGAAAAACGGTGGTGCTGATCACGCACGATCCGGAGGTGGCCGCCCGCGCGGAACGGGTGATCACCATCCGCGACGGACAGATCATCCGGGACGAGCGGAAGGAGGGTGCGTCGTGA
- a CDS encoding ABC transporter permease yields the protein MNLWENVKMAIDSIFAHKLRSFLTMLGIVIGVASVILIVAIGEGGTEQLTEAFAGSENMINLAPKLEPGEMALPQQGDSPFTDRDVEDLKRIPDVKNVLVFSYQVASVRNRDKQADGTLVFGLNDNASLETGGTELSAGRLFHPGEYLSSSGGVILGHSVAEKLFPDGKAVGRLVHVRSQPLKVIGVLERPQGLQGLIDTPMVYVPARTWQSIFGQMKIDQLTLQVETSEAIERAGKEAVRILNRNHGKKDGYEAQNLEQLSQGIGQVLSIMTVVIGSIGGISLLVGGIGVMNIMLVSVTERTREIGIRKAMGATRGNILAQFLIESVTLSAIGGTVGILLGAGGAGLLHVLNVWPAVVSPLAAIGGFLFSVVFGVVFGLLPANKAARLHPIECLRHE from the coding sequence GTGAATCTCTGGGAAAACGTCAAGATGGCCATTGATTCGATTTTTGCGCACAAGCTCCGCTCGTTCCTGACCATGTTGGGCATCGTGATCGGGGTGGCTTCCGTCATCCTGATCGTGGCGATCGGTGAAGGGGGGACCGAGCAGCTCACCGAAGCGTTTGCCGGTTCCGAAAACATGATCAATCTGGCGCCCAAGCTGGAACCGGGCGAAATGGCCCTTCCGCAGCAGGGGGATTCCCCGTTCACGGACAGGGACGTGGAGGACTTGAAACGGATTCCCGACGTGAAAAACGTGCTCGTCTTCAGCTACCAGGTGGCTTCCGTCCGGAACCGGGACAAACAGGCGGACGGAACGCTGGTGTTCGGGCTCAATGACAATGCTTCCCTGGAAACCGGGGGAACGGAACTCTCCGCGGGTCGTCTGTTTCATCCCGGGGAATATCTCAGCTCGAGCGGCGGGGTCATTCTGGGGCACAGCGTGGCGGAGAAACTGTTTCCGGACGGAAAAGCCGTCGGCCGGCTCGTCCATGTCCGCTCGCAACCGCTGAAGGTGATCGGCGTGCTGGAGAGGCCGCAGGGACTGCAGGGGCTGATCGACACGCCCATGGTTTACGTTCCCGCGCGCACGTGGCAGAGCATTTTCGGCCAAATGAAGATCGACCAGCTCACGCTTCAGGTGGAAACGTCGGAAGCGATCGAGCGGGCCGGGAAAGAAGCGGTGCGCATCCTCAACCGCAATCACGGAAAAAAGGACGGTTATGAGGCCCAGAACCTCGAACAGTTGTCACAGGGAATCGGCCAGGTGCTTTCCATCATGACGGTGGTGATCGGGAGCATCGGCGGCATCTCTTTGTTGGTCGGCGGGATCGGCGTGATGAACATCATGCTGGTTTCGGTCACGGAACGCACGCGGGAAATCGGCATTCGCAAAGCAATGGGGGCGACGCGCGGAAACATTCTCGCCCAGTTTCTCATTGAGTCGGTGACCCTGTCCGCGATCGGGGGAACCGTCGGAATCCTGCTCGGGGCCGGCGGGGCCGGGCTGCTCCACGTGCTGAACGTCTGGCCGGCGGTCGTCTCTCCGCTGGCGGCGATCGGAGGATTCCTCTTCTCCGTGGTGTTCGGGGTGGTGTTCGGCCTTCTGCCCGCCAACAAGGCGGCCAGACTGCATCCGATCGAATGTTTGCGACACGAATGA
- a CDS encoding site-2 protease family protein, translated as MSERKTERPRSKWFTWLAGMGFLVASLGGKLKSILTLLKFGKFGSTLFSMFLSVGVYALIYPWQFAIGLVLMLLIHEMGHVWAAKRKGLPVSAPAFIPFVGALITMKRQPADAATEAYIAFGGPLLGTLGAVFTHALGVWTGEHILLVIAMVGYFINLFNLVPIHPLDGGRIVTAVSRWLWVVGLVAGFVMILYLRSILLALIYILFVMELWSTFGRRKPKAKTIPLEVRVPLARFEETGLSIPEERQSRELLFRQYCLVETQDHRAAVEDPALGTMVEFPFQGDIRSAKLVRTFAPGPEESEVRMVVEIEAIPESIGGIRKDKRYYQVPARLRWGFGLAYFGLAAFLAWMLTLIGNLPIQG; from the coding sequence GTGTCGGAGCGCAAAACGGAACGTCCCCGCAGCAAGTGGTTCACCTGGTTGGCGGGAATGGGGTTCCTTGTGGCCAGTTTGGGCGGGAAGTTGAAGTCCATTCTGACGTTGCTCAAATTCGGCAAATTCGGAAGCACGCTCTTTTCCATGTTCCTGAGCGTGGGCGTTTACGCGTTGATCTATCCTTGGCAATTTGCGATCGGACTGGTGTTGATGCTCCTCATCCATGAAATGGGACACGTGTGGGCGGCCAAACGGAAGGGCTTGCCGGTGTCCGCGCCGGCGTTCATTCCGTTTGTGGGAGCGCTGATCACCATGAAGCGGCAACCGGCCGATGCCGCAACGGAGGCCTATATCGCGTTCGGAGGACCGCTTCTGGGAACGCTCGGAGCCGTTTTCACGCACGCGCTGGGAGTCTGGACCGGGGAACACATTTTGCTTGTGATCGCGATGGTGGGATACTTCATCAATCTGTTCAACCTCGTCCCCATCCATCCGTTGGACGGAGGACGCATCGTCACGGCCGTCAGTCGTTGGTTGTGGGTGGTCGGTCTGGTGGCGGGGTTTGTGATGATCCTGTATTTGAGGAGCATCCTGCTGGCACTCATCTACATCCTGTTCGTCATGGAACTGTGGTCCACCTTTGGCAGACGCAAACCGAAAGCGAAAACGATTCCTCTGGAAGTGCGGGTACCGTTGGCCCGCTTCGAGGAAACCGGACTGAGCATTCCGGAGGAACGCCAATCGCGGGAATTGTTGTTCCGGCAATATTGCCTGGTGGAAACCCAGGATCACCGGGCGGCGGTGGAAGATCCCGCACTGGGGACGATGGTCGAATTTCCGTTTCAGGGGGACATCCGGTCCGCGAAGCTGGTCCGCACATTTGCCCCCGGGCCGGAGGAGTCGGAGGTGCGGATGGTCGTGGAGATTGAAGCGATTCCGGAGAGTATCGGCGGCATCCGCAAGGATAAACGGTATTACCAGGTGCCCGCACGCCTGCGCTGGGGGTTCGGTCTGGCATATTTCGGTCTGGCGGCTTTTCTCGCTTGGATGCTCACTCTGATCGGAAATCTCCCCATTCAAGGGTAA
- a CDS encoding FixH family protein yields MFRKSPWISVAVLILLVTLTGCGPQPEEAQQKPADSSPEMSGVPLTIVASADPAAASPGGNVTVTAEVKQGDRPVAADVEFEIRRSGEPARRLKGSSTETGRYSAVVQGVQPGEHTVIVHVNAPGIHQMETARFTVKGEAQAGHHHHGTELQLDLPDTVTAGQTATLAAKVLHDGKPLSGAETKFEIRTGSGRHHWIPAREGKPGEYSAEFSFPTAGAWSVVLHVEKGSIHDHVERQIQVK; encoded by the coding sequence ATGTTTCGAAAATCCCCATGGATTTCCGTTGCGGTGTTGATTCTCCTCGTCACGCTCACCGGCTGCGGCCCGCAACCGGAAGAGGCGCAGCAGAAGCCCGCCGACTCCTCTCCGGAGATGTCCGGCGTTCCGCTGACCATCGTGGCCTCCGCCGATCCGGCCGCCGCGTCGCCCGGCGGGAACGTCACCGTGACCGCGGAGGTGAAGCAGGGAGACCGGCCGGTCGCCGCCGATGTGGAATTCGAGATTCGCCGGTCCGGGGAACCTGCCCGGCGCCTGAAAGGTTCTTCCACGGAGACGGGACGGTATTCCGCGGTCGTGCAGGGGGTTCAACCGGGGGAACACACGGTGATCGTTCACGTGAACGCCCCGGGAATTCATCAGATGGAGACCGCTCGATTCACCGTGAAGGGAGAAGCGCAGGCCGGGCATCACCACCACGGCACCGAACTGCAGCTTGACCTTCCGGACACGGTGACCGCCGGACAAACCGCCACGCTGGCAGCCAAGGTCCTCCACGACGGGAAGCCTCTGTCCGGCGCGGAAACGAAATTTGAAATCCGGACCGGAAGCGGGCGTCATCATTGGATTCCCGCCCGGGAAGGGAAGCCCGGAGAATATTCCGCGGAGTTTTCCTTCCCGACCGCCGGTGCCTGGAGCGTGGTGCTTCACGTGGAAAAAGGATCGATTCATGATCACGTCGAGCGTCAAATCCAGGTGAAATGA
- a CDS encoding response regulator → MNRTCRVMICDDHEHARKAMRMILSRDPFFEVVAEARSGKRLLETVAEVHPDLVLMDIHMPDMDGLETTRRLKEMMPSVKIVMVTVSDDVADLFEAVKRGAQGYLVKNLNPSVWLEYLRSVAKDEMPMSGEIARRILREFTASPSPPKGNPVLTPREQEILGLVSRGMSNRQIAESLCISEHTVKNHLKNIMQKLHLKNRVELTRYAFEQGLTGEK, encoded by the coding sequence ATGAATCGGACCTGCCGGGTCATGATCTGCGATGATCATGAACATGCAAGGAAAGCCATGCGGATGATCTTGTCGAGGGATCCGTTTTTTGAAGTGGTGGCGGAAGCACGAAGCGGCAAACGGCTGCTGGAAACGGTCGCGGAAGTCCATCCGGACCTGGTGCTGATGGACATCCACATGCCGGACATGGACGGTCTGGAAACCACCCGAAGATTGAAGGAAATGATGCCGTCGGTCAAAATCGTGATGGTGACGGTGTCCGACGATGTGGCCGATCTGTTTGAAGCCGTCAAGCGGGGAGCGCAGGGCTACCTGGTGAAAAATCTGAATCCCTCCGTCTGGCTGGAGTACCTTCGGTCCGTGGCCAAGGACGAGATGCCGATGTCCGGGGAAATCGCCAGGAGAATTCTCCGCGAGTTTACCGCTTCCCCGTCTCCTCCGAAAGGAAACCCGGTTCTCACTCCGCGTGAGCAGGAAATCCTGGGGCTTGTGTCGCGCGGGATGAGCAATCGGCAAATCGCGGAATCCCTCTGCATCTCGGAACACACCGTCAAGAATCATCTGAAAAACATCATGCAAAAACTGCATTTGAAGAACCGGGTGGAACTGACCCGCTATGCCTTCGAACAAGGTTTGACCGGGGAGAAATAA
- a CDS encoding sensor histidine kinase, whose protein sequence is MRYQQIKWMILLTPTVLVGAWEYVRHEFLLPWLSMEAGNWLTPVLVFLATVTLLRKLFLVYEEMQEELRREKARQAVFEERERIARELHDGIAQTLFLMSIQIDELKQKHPGREWPELERNLRQVHDNVRQAIFNLKPVREEADEKWSERVRKWVLEFETDTGIRTVTDIRLDESLLSPKEKAELFACIQEALTNVRKHAEARRARVELSGERQRWVLRVTDDGKGLKPEAMNKKNRFGLNIMRDRARLLGATLRLWREEAHTVLEIRKEGKE, encoded by the coding sequence ATGCGCTACCAACAGATCAAATGGATGATTCTCCTGACGCCCACCGTCTTGGTCGGCGCATGGGAATACGTTCGCCATGAGTTTCTTCTCCCCTGGTTGTCCATGGAAGCCGGCAACTGGTTGACGCCGGTGCTGGTCTTTCTGGCCACCGTCACCCTGCTGCGGAAACTGTTCCTCGTCTACGAGGAGATGCAGGAGGAGCTCCGACGGGAAAAGGCGCGGCAAGCCGTCTTTGAAGAACGTGAACGGATCGCGCGGGAGCTGCACGACGGGATCGCCCAGACGTTGTTTTTGATGTCGATCCAGATCGACGAGTTGAAACAAAAACATCCCGGCCGGGAGTGGCCTGAACTGGAGCGGAACCTGCGGCAGGTTCACGACAACGTCCGCCAGGCCATTTTCAATCTGAAGCCGGTTCGGGAAGAGGCCGACGAGAAATGGTCGGAACGGGTGCGGAAATGGGTGTTGGAGTTCGAGACGGACACGGGCATCCGTACCGTCACGGACATCCGGCTCGACGAATCGCTCCTGAGTCCGAAAGAGAAAGCGGAATTGTTCGCCTGCATCCAGGAAGCTCTCACCAACGTCCGGAAGCATGCCGAGGCCCGCCGCGCCCGGGTGGAGCTGAGCGGGGAACGTCAGCGGTGGGTGCTCAGGGTCACGGACGACGGAAAGGGATTGAAACCGGAAGCCATGAACAAAAAGAACCGGTTCGGGCTGAACATCATGCGCGACCGTGCCCGGCTGCTCGGTGCGACACTGCGTCTTTGGCGGGAAGAAGCCCATACGGTGCTGGAGATCCGGAAGGAGGGCAAGGAATGA
- a CDS encoding ABC transporter permease, whose protein sequence is MTVDPALREQTVLYLVIGALFWGFMAVLFEEVSNSITWERWEGTIEYTFMAPIRRVTHLGGMCMFAVLYGTLRTIVVLTAVALFFDFSLAQANLGAALVVLAAAGPAFMGLGLIAAVLPLLSPERGAQATHIIQGIILLVSGVYYDVSACPTGWSPCPAFPPARTHWMRHGKPFCTVPPFPRCCRS, encoded by the coding sequence ATGACGGTCGATCCGGCTTTGCGGGAGCAAACGGTGCTGTACCTGGTGATCGGTGCTCTGTTTTGGGGATTCATGGCCGTGCTGTTTGAAGAAGTGAGCAACTCCATCACTTGGGAACGATGGGAAGGCACCATCGAATACACGTTCATGGCCCCCATCCGCCGGGTGACCCACTTGGGCGGCATGTGCATGTTTGCGGTTCTGTACGGCACGCTGCGAACGATCGTGGTACTGACCGCGGTGGCGTTGTTTTTCGACTTTTCCCTGGCGCAGGCCAACCTGGGGGCGGCCCTGGTGGTGTTGGCCGCCGCCGGGCCGGCATTCATGGGCCTCGGTTTGATCGCCGCCGTCCTGCCGCTGTTGTCTCCGGAGCGGGGAGCCCAAGCCACCCACATCATCCAGGGGATCATTCTCCTCGTTTCGGGCGTGTATTATGACGTCTCCGCCTGCCCGACTGGCTGGAGCCCCTGTCCCGCGTTTCCCCCGGCACGTACGCACTGGATGCGGCACGGCAAGCCATTTTGCACGGTGCCCCCCTTTCCGCGCTGTTGCCGCAGCTGA
- a CDS encoding ABC transporter ATP-binding protein yields the protein MKTASLEREVHSLHPKHADAPAAIVCEEVSKTFYEHVEGSRSFRNAFLGKKREVRAVNRVSFEVRRREVFGLLGPNGSGKSTLIRLLSTLLIPDNGRLTVFGHDVVKELDQVRRMINRVSVEASFFKKLSALENLRYAARLYGLGASEGREKAEKILARLGIRRDKMVTPLENLSRGQQQKVAIARALMTSPTLVLLDEPTTGLDPKSKRDVQEFIEEVMRTHDATIILTTHDMDEAERLSDRIAIIDNGRIVALDTAEGLKEKAGAETLEEAFFTLNGKSWEEALADEDDS from the coding sequence ATGAAAACCGCCTCCTTGGAGCGGGAGGTGCATTCCTTGCATCCGAAACATGCCGACGCACCGGCAGCCATTGTGTGCGAAGAGGTGTCAAAGACGTTTTACGAGCACGTGGAAGGGAGCCGCAGCTTCCGAAACGCGTTTCTGGGCAAAAAACGGGAAGTGCGCGCGGTGAACCGCGTCTCGTTTGAAGTTCGCCGGAGGGAAGTGTTCGGACTCCTGGGCCCCAACGGATCCGGCAAGTCCACCCTGATCCGTCTGCTGTCCACGCTCCTGATTCCCGACAACGGCCGTTTGACCGTGTTCGGCCACGATGTGGTGAAAGAGCTGGATCAGGTGCGCCGCATGATCAATCGTGTTTCGGTGGAAGCTTCCTTCTTCAAGAAGCTGTCCGCTCTGGAAAACTTGAGATACGCGGCACGGCTGTACGGTCTCGGCGCGTCGGAGGGCCGGGAAAAAGCGGAGAAGATTCTCGCGCGGCTGGGCATCCGTCGGGACAAGATGGTCACCCCGCTGGAGAATCTCTCCCGGGGTCAACAACAAAAGGTGGCCATCGCCCGGGCCTTGATGACATCCCCGACCCTGGTGCTGCTGGATGAACCGACCACGGGACTGGATCCCAAATCCAAACGGGACGTTCAGGAATTCATTGAAGAAGTGATGCGCACTCACGATGCCACCATCATTTTGACCACCCATGACATGGATGAGGCGGAACGGCTGTCGGACCGCATCGCCATCATCGACAACGGCCGGATCGTTGCCCTGGACACGGCCGAAGGGCTCAAGGAGAAAGCCGGAGCCGAAACCCTGGAAGAAGCGTTTTTCACCCTGAACGGAAAATCGTGGGAGGAGGCGTTGGCCGATGAAGATGATTCATGA
- a CDS encoding HAD family hydrolase: protein MKAIIFDLDGTLFQTEKVGVPAFRNTFEELRRLGRYDGPVPSDERIASVFGMTHQEIWETLLPGADPETRRFADRRMLDLEVDMLRSGEGVLYPGVEETLRRLDAAGHPLFIASNGAENYVRAALDSKGLTPLFAGIWTAGKHKTETKTELVRMLMDECGVSGGIMVGDRKSDVEAGKGNGLFVVGCRYEGFPAFGGENELEGSDRIIRTFRQLEDVVAEFPDR, encoded by the coding sequence ATGAAAGCGATCATTTTCGATCTCGACGGAACGTTGTTTCAGACGGAAAAAGTGGGGGTTCCCGCCTTTCGCAACACGTTTGAAGAACTGAGGCGCCTGGGGCGATATGACGGACCCGTGCCTTCGGATGAGCGGATTGCATCCGTGTTCGGCATGACGCATCAGGAAATATGGGAAACCCTCCTCCCCGGGGCGGATCCGGAAACCCGGCGGTTTGCCGATCGGCGGATGCTCGATCTGGAAGTGGACATGCTCCGAAGCGGCGAGGGGGTTCTGTATCCCGGTGTGGAAGAAACCCTCCGGCGCTTGGACGCGGCCGGACACCCGCTGTTCATCGCCAGCAACGGAGCGGAGAATTACGTTCGCGCGGCACTCGATTCCAAAGGATTGACTCCGTTGTTTGCCGGAATCTGGACGGCCGGGAAACACAAGACGGAAACCAAGACGGAGCTGGTCCGCATGCTGATGGATGAATGCGGGGTTTCCGGAGGGATCATGGTCGGAGATCGGAAAAGTGACGTGGAAGCCGGGAAAGGAAACGGTTTGTTTGTCGTCGGATGCCGGTATGAAGGCTTTCCGGCGTTCGGCGGAGAAAATGAACTGGAAGGCAGCGACCGGATCATCCGGACATTCCGGCAACTGGAGGACGTGGTTGCGGAATTCCCCGACCGCTGA
- a CDS encoding MgtC/SapB family protein, with the protein MQSVWSLPYWEIAFRLFIAGLLGGLVGWERERNNHPAGFRTHILVSLGSALIMLISVYGFANYMDETNVRFDPARLSAQVVSGIGFLGAGTILRHGFSVTGLTTAASLWVVSGVGLAVGAGFLFGAVLTTALALISLELLNRMENILIKKRKMHVLHLIVRDEPGKITEIADLVARAGGVVRKLDIDDSGEGDDVEIRLMIRLPEEVNLAHLADRIRGTEGVRAVRI; encoded by the coding sequence ATGCAAAGTGTATGGAGTCTTCCTTATTGGGAAATCGCCTTTCGACTGTTCATTGCCGGATTGCTTGGGGGATTGGTGGGCTGGGAACGGGAACGGAACAATCATCCTGCCGGATTTCGCACCCACATCCTGGTCAGTTTGGGTTCCGCGTTGATCATGCTGATTTCCGTATACGGTTTTGCCAATTACATGGATGAAACCAATGTCCGCTTTGACCCTGCCCGCCTCAGCGCCCAGGTGGTCAGCGGCATCGGTTTCCTGGGGGCGGGAACCATTCTCAGGCACGGGTTTTCGGTCACCGGACTCACCACGGCGGCCTCGCTCTGGGTGGTCTCCGGCGTGGGATTGGCCGTCGGTGCCGGGTTTCTGTTCGGGGCGGTGCTGACCACCGCGCTGGCGCTGATCAGTTTGGAACTGTTGAACCGAATGGAAAATATCCTGATCAAGAAGCGAAAAATGCATGTGTTGCACCTGATCGTCCGCGATGAACCGGGGAAGATCACGGAAATCGCCGATCTGGTCGCCCGGGCGGGGGGAGTGGTCCGAAAGTTGGACATCGACGATTCCGGCGAAGGGGACGATGTGGAGATTCGCCTCATGATCCGTTTGCCGGAAGAGGTCAACCTGGCGCACCTGGCGGACCGGATTCGCGGAACGGAAGGAGTGCGGGCCGTGCGGATTTGA